The Leptospira licerasiae serovar Varillal str. VAR 010 genome includes a window with the following:
- the lpdA gene encoding dihydrolipoyl dehydrogenase, whose translation MAENYDLTVIGGGPGGYVAAIRAAQLGLNVCLVEKEKLGGVCLNWGCIPTKALLESAHLLESIRKSDSFGLKVEKASPDFPNIIKRSRGVADTMSNGVEFLMKKNKISVKKGNAVFKDKNTIWLPDTSKEEIQSEYFIIATGARPKEFPGLPFDGDKVLSSKHAMIQDSPPKTLAIIGAGAIGIEFADFYSSMGTQVTVVEMQDKILPLEDAEISNLLNRSFVKRGIQILTSVGVSEPKLESDGVSILLKGEGIPPEGERKKFDKVLVAIGVTPNTEGIHLEEIGVFLQKGFIKVDTKYKTKVPNIYAIGDCIGAPLLAHVASTEGVKAAEAISIQSKNPHGLVYEPLDYLKIPACTYCHPEVASVGLKEEEAKKLGIDVVLGKFPFRANGRAQALGEVEGMVKLVADRKTGEVLGAHLIGPNVTEILGEINLGMGCELTLKEIAGRIHAHPTLSESVMEAAGQALGEAINI comes from the coding sequence ATGGCGGAAAACTACGACCTGACTGTAATCGGCGGAGGCCCAGGAGGATATGTGGCCGCCATTCGAGCAGCACAACTCGGATTGAACGTTTGTCTAGTAGAAAAAGAAAAACTAGGCGGGGTCTGTTTGAACTGGGGTTGTATTCCCACTAAAGCGCTTTTAGAATCCGCACATTTATTGGAGTCTATTCGCAAATCAGACTCCTTCGGCCTTAAGGTAGAAAAAGCCTCTCCGGATTTTCCAAATATAATCAAACGTTCCAGAGGTGTCGCAGACACAATGTCTAACGGAGTTGAATTCTTGATGAAGAAGAATAAGATTTCCGTAAAGAAAGGAAACGCAGTTTTCAAAGACAAAAATACGATCTGGCTTCCGGACACTTCTAAAGAAGAGATACAATCTGAATATTTTATAATCGCAACAGGCGCAAGGCCCAAAGAATTTCCAGGACTTCCATTCGATGGGGACAAGGTTCTATCCAGTAAACATGCAATGATACAGGACTCCCCTCCTAAAACTTTAGCGATCATCGGTGCAGGAGCTATCGGAATAGAATTTGCGGACTTCTACTCTAGTATGGGGACCCAAGTCACAGTTGTGGAGATGCAGGACAAGATCCTTCCATTAGAAGATGCTGAAATATCCAACTTACTCAATCGTTCCTTCGTAAAAAGAGGCATACAGATCCTAACAAGCGTAGGAGTTTCGGAACCTAAACTAGAATCGGATGGAGTTTCTATTCTTCTGAAAGGAGAAGGTATCCCGCCGGAAGGTGAAAGAAAAAAATTCGATAAGGTATTGGTTGCCATAGGAGTCACTCCGAATACGGAAGGAATCCATTTGGAAGAGATAGGAGTATTTCTCCAGAAGGGATTTATCAAAGTGGATACTAAATATAAAACCAAGGTCCCGAATATCTACGCAATCGGAGATTGTATTGGAGCACCTTTACTCGCTCATGTGGCTTCGACAGAAGGAGTGAAAGCTGCAGAAGCGATCTCCATCCAAAGCAAAAATCCTCATGGACTGGTTTATGAACCGTTGGATTATCTTAAAATCCCTGCCTGTACATACTGCCATCCAGAAGTCGCATCAGTCGGCCTAAAGGAAGAAGAAGCCAAAAAATTAGGCATAGACGTGGTCCTAGGAAAATTCCCATTTAGAGCGAACGGTAGGGCGCAAGCCTTAGGGGAAGTCGAAGGAATGGTAAAACTAGTGGCGGACCGCAAGACTGGAGAAGTATTAGGAGCTCATCTGATCGGACCGAATGTCACCGAAATTTTAGGAGAGATCAATCTAGGAATGGGTTGCGAATTGACTTTGAAAGAGATTGCGGGAAGGATACATGCCCATCCTACACTTTCAGAATCCGTAATGGAAGCGGCAGGACAGGCTTTAGGCGAAGCGATTAATATCTAA
- the perRB gene encoding peroxide-responsive transcriptional repressor PerRB, whose product MNVLGKHKQYCLTPDEIESRLKSVSIQPTMQRISICQYVLCEADHPTAEEVKEWVDKRSLKMSLATVYNTLNVLVSAGLLREFKFSCLGKSVFDSNIDDHFHFFDEKSGKFHDLDAELITIDSKLPKEFKVNKMDILFTGSLEESNVSA is encoded by the coding sequence ATGAATGTTTTAGGTAAACACAAACAATACTGCCTGACTCCGGACGAAATAGAGAGTAGATTAAAATCGGTATCGATACAGCCGACCATGCAAAGGATTTCCATTTGCCAATACGTACTTTGTGAGGCGGATCATCCAACTGCGGAAGAAGTAAAAGAATGGGTAGATAAACGTTCTTTGAAGATGAGTTTGGCAACCGTTTATAATACCCTAAACGTTTTAGTATCTGCCGGTCTGTTAAGGGAATTTAAATTTTCCTGTTTGGGAAAGTCGGTATTCGATAGCAATATTGACGATCATTTCCATTTCTTCGATGAGAAGTCCGGGAAATTCCACGATCTAGATGCGGAGCTAATAACCATCGATTCCAAACTACCTAAGGAGTTTAAAGTGAATAAGATGGATATCCTATTCACTGGATCTTTGGAAGAATCGAACGTTTCCGCTTAA